TGCTCACTGCTGAATAAGCATTAGCAGCAGGAAACCAAGATGAGAAATTAGCCATATTTTCACCATTCACTCGTATTCCAGAGAGAGATGGATGTGATGGCAAGCCACTTCGTGAATGTTGATTTAGAACCATAGATGACTCAACAGCCGAATCATCACCTGCAGGTCCATCATTTAAATCGAAATCTCTACGACCACCAGTCGATGATAATTTAACCTGCTGAAAAGATGACTCTGGCCGATGACTACTGCTCATTGTGTAGTTGTTCATATCAGTTGAATCATCAACTTTGTTTAGATCAAGATCAAGGCCCCCAGAAGAATGATCAAGCGCTGAACCCATGACCCCAGAACGTACTCGGTCAAAACTATTGGTGATACCAGATGTACAATTTGTGGCATTTCCAGATCTTTGAGAAGCCAAATCTTCAAGGACTCTCTCATCAGGTACATTCaagtcaaaatccaaaaacgTCCTTGTCTGTTTGCCAGCAGATGTAGAAGCATCAGATGTAGAGGTGTTGTTAATGCTCAGTAACACATCCTGAGCTTTTCTTGGCTCAGCTGGGCGGAAGGCACTAGTGGCAGCAGATCCTCTCCAACCAACAGCCCCTTTATTTCTCAACAGATCGTCAGGTGGAACAAACGGACCTtttgcagcagcagcaacagtaATGGATGCAGGAAATCCACTAGATATAGGAGCCACCGGCAACGGTAAGGTATTAACTGGTTGTAGAGGAGTTGGCGTCAAAAATACAGATCCAGAAAAGTTATTTGAATCCCCCTGTTTTGCATCGTCTCCATCAAAACCTTCATTTAGATCAAACTCAACTCTGGCATCCATCTCTGATCCAGCTGAAGCTGCGGCGGAAACGGAAGTAGCATCTCTGGCAGCAGACGTACACTCCTCTGCTTCATCTCCATCAGCATCACTGGTTTTAGGCCCGTTCGGTCTCTTAAGATCCTCTGCATCTTTCGGTGATACTCCTGGAGTAGCTCTTAACCCTGAGCACCGTTCCTTTACTTCAATATTTTCTTGCTTCCCCTCCACAGGCTCAACTTTACCTTTAGTTACAGATGAGTCCAAACCAGCTGCGGCATCCTTTATAGCAGCCCCAGAAGCATCACAATCCTgcttaattttctttatatctttttgGTCTATCTGATTAACTGCCATATTATTGACCGTTTCAGTTCCAAGTCTATCAGTGCTTACTGCATCCATACCCCTTGAAATCCCAGGAGAGACTGGTACATCTTCCACTTTTTTAACTAGCTCAGAACTCAACACCGTTGGGGGTTTCTCTACTTtcttatcatcatcaacacCGACAAAGGGAGCGTGTTCAACAGCCACAGAATCTACCTTTTGACTAATATCTCTACATTCAGCTATCATTGTGCTTGCTACTCTTTTCGTTGAGTCTGATGAGTTATCTGCCTCTGATTTAACATCAGCTTTCCTATCCTTTACTTCCACAGAATCACTATCATCCAAAATCTTTTCCTTGATGGCGTTTGTGGGTAAAGCAGGAGAAGCAACGACATCATCTGAATTGTCATTGCTCTCTAGGCGCTGATCCACCAACCTTTGTAGATCTTCGGTCTCTGAATTTGAGCTCTTATCAAGATCTCCAGTCTTAGATTCATTTTTTATCTCTGACTCCACCAACGGTGTGCCACTACTGCTAACATGTTGCTCACCTTGATGTTGCTCGTGCGGCAAACCATCCGAAGTAATTAGCTTTGCATCGTTCCCTACAGTAGAATTTTCATTCATCAAGGAATTTGATGGCTGAGATACCGGGGGTGATGCGACAGGCGATTTAGACATCTCATCAGCAGCTACACTAGCAAGAAGATTCATTCCAACATCATCTGAACCAGCCAAAGAGGCATTTGTCTCGGAGTATCTGACACAACTTTCAATCAAAGCATTCATTGAACTGAGTGTTCCGCCATGCCTTTCTCCAGATTTGAACTCATTTCCTAAGGAAGATGTGCCTTTAACATTTCCAGCTCCTTTATCAGAATCTTTAGGAGCCCTGCCGCGGTCATCACCAGCAACAAGTGGTGAACCAGCTGCCTCTTGCGagatatcttttaattcattgcTTTGCCAAGACTCCGCATTCAAGACAGAGCTCACATTAGGTCGATaagaatgatttttttctctcacaTTATTTTCACAGAGTTCCTGCTTCACCGCAtgcaaaggagaagaagctcgGCTATTCACCGGAGCAGGGTCCTCCAAAGAGCCTCCACTCACACTTTGAGCAGGGCTGCGACCCCGATTTGGCAGCTTAACAATCAATTTATTACTGCAACCCTCAGTCAGAGGAACCTCAAGAATCTTTTCAGATGTCAAACTTGATTGAGAAATTTTCTCAGAAGGGACATTCCTTTGTGATGAGAAGGTTCGATTTAAACCAACTTCCCTAGGGGAAGCTGACGAAGATGATACTTGAAACACATTGTTTGATTTCCGATGCCTTGAAGAGCCACTGGAGCACTTCTTCACAGTTGAACCAGCAGTTGAGCTCCTTGCATCCTCTTTTCCAGATAAATTGCCTGTTTTAGCATGCTCGCTCGAGCAAGACTGGCTATTATTGTGGGACTGACTGGAGCTGCTACTTTTCTCATCCTTTACTGCAGCTAGGACTTCAGATACACCACCAGCACCAGCATTTCGATGCTGTCCATCTTTAGAAACAGTACCACCTGATCCCGGAGATGGGGCTGATCTCGTAGAGCCTGGCGACGTGGCTACACACTTCAGGTTGCTTTCCACCTGTTGTTTGACCGAGACTAACTTAGAAGCATGtagatgtgatgatgatgtcttGTTTCCCTCCGCGGAACCACCTGAATGTCTTCCCCCATGAGTCACTCTTCCACTTCCAGGCCAAGATACACCTTGGTTGGATCCAGACTTCGCATCCATTTCTGCCTCAACTCGTTTCTTCCATGTGTCGACCAAGCTCCTTGCTTTTTTCCCAATCTCTGAATTTTTATGTGACCTTAGATGATTAACAGACTTTCCAATGTTACAAGTCTGAAGTGCATTGAGATTCACAGGTAGCTTGTCAAGAGCGCGAAGTAAGACTAGGAGGAAATCGTCTACTAGCCTATCACCGTCTTTGGGACTCCCCCCATCCCCAACTTTCCCTTTATGAACTTCCTGCAGCCACTCATCAAACACGGGTAATCCCCTGAGCTGGACAAAACGACTAAGGCAATCAAACTTGTCTGTTGCCGCTACAACCCCTGCAAGAATCGCACGGCCAACTAAGTCTATTTTCTTCTCATTCCTCTCAGGCAGCATAAGCTGCACCAATTTTTCAACTCCTTCAGAATCCACCAGACCACCTTTCTCCGTAAATTTTGAAATCTCAGACTTTAAACCGCTTTCTGTTCTGAGAGGACCGGAACCACTGTCATCTACCCGGGAAGAACGTTCACGTTTAACAGACTCGGAACCATGATCCATACGCTCTCTTTTCCTTCCCTTACcctgagagagaaaagagttgtTATTCTGGATGCCATCTTTCGCTTGTGATGTTGTTGGACTATTCATGGACTTGGGAGAACGACCACCCTGCTGTAATGTTGTATGCATTTCTGAACGAGTCTTACACAATAACTTGTCTACTTCTAGTTGTCGATCCtgcaaagtgaaaaaaaaaatgccttaGTTACCAGAGAAGATCAAAAATCCAAACAGAAGAAGGCAGTTTGGTGGATGAATTATAATCTCACATCAATATAGTCTTGATCAGTCAGCCACCATAAGCGCTCGTTTGTAACGTCGTAAACTCGCCGACAGACAAACGAGCAGATACCAGAAGGGAGTTCAACACCTCTTGGAAGGAAGGAAACTTTACAAGGATGTAGTAAGGAAGCAGCAGGTATATTATCCTCGTGAAAGGAATAAAAGAGTTCGTTGGGCTCAGCCTCAAGAAGGATGCCTTTGCCAAGTTTTAATTCCGTTGGTCGATAAAGCCAATTAACACCCAACTTCAACTTATCTTCTTTCTCAGCAATGATCAAGCGAATTATCCCAATGAACGGTGGACAATCCTGTGGTGGCTTAAAAAGAGCACAGTCACCAACACTAATTTTGCGCCCGTCCTGCTAGTGACagcaaaacacaaatcaaaactaTAAGTCGAAgagccaaccaaaaaaaaaaaacaccaaaggTGTAAAATTAAATAAGGAGCCCTAAATCACTAGACTGATGTGATCAATTCTTTGTTCAATCAGGCTAGAAActgataaagagaagaaaaaacactcATTTCCTCGAATCCATCACTAGAATCCTAAACTACAATCAAAATTTCAACACTCAGGGCAAAAACCCATCCACCAAAACACGAAAATGAGCGGCTGGTAAAGAATCGAAATCGAATTGGAATTTACCTTAGAAAACGAGGTAGATGAAGATAAGGACAAACAAGAAGAACCACCACCTTCCACAGACGCAATTACACGCGAGGAAGATATCAACATGTGCCGACGACGACTTTTGTGCCTCCGCTCACAAACCCTCCCATGCATAGCCTTCTATCATCTTCTCCTTCGAACAACATCAATACACAACTCTCCTTCCTCAGCCGAACAAAATCCTCAAAATTTCCCTTATCCCCAGACTAAAATATTCGATTACCTTTAGATCCACAGCAAAAAAACCCCACCGGCGACacagagaaattaaaaacaaaaccctaatttcgcgACGAAATGGATCAAatctctagggttttttttttcttcaattcccGATCCGAACACAACAACACAGATCCAAAAACAAACAGCAGCAACCAAGCGAGTAATCGAATCAGCTCCTTGTTACGATCCAGCTATAcggattttttttccttttcgcgAAATCGCGTAAGCGAACAAAACACCAGCAAAATAaatcgaagagagagagagagagagacggggCGAAAAGAGGAAAGGTGACTTGGGAGAGTTCGGGCGGATCGGGTCGGGTTAGAGAGAGGGGGGGAGGAGTTGTGGAAAGGGGCAAAGATAACGTGACAGCGCGGTGActtaaatgataaaacaatatGTGCGTGACGTCATCTCCAATCTTTTTCAGGTGACATAGGGACTGGAGAGATTAAGAGGTGGGTGAGTGACGGACGGTTTGACCACGTTTCCTTAGTCCTTTGActttatttctctgtttttaaaaaataaaaattgatccTAGGCAAATCGGTTTgcagaaccggaataaaccaagaaaaaagtaTCATAGACATTTTTCTGTTCGATTAAATTTCTTCTCAATCCGGTTTTAAGGCATTGTATATTATGGATGGATAATGTATACTGTTGTGTTATAATAGTACGGTGATCACTAATTTATCGGTACAACTTGGTTAGTTAATGTCTCAACCACTCATAATCATTTCTCAACTGCACATAAATTAGACAACATAgatagattttgatttgtgtgtttgtaATCTTAGTGCTAAAAGATGTAGTTTGTTCGAAGTATAATAATGTATTAACAGGTATCGGCAAAATattagtaaatattatttttactcaTTTTTTGTATCGTTATTATAAATcagtaattaactaattattacATAT
The Camelina sativa cultivar DH55 chromosome 6, Cs, whole genome shotgun sequence genome window above contains:
- the LOC109124819 gene encoding uncharacterized protein LOC109124819 isoform X1; this translates as MHGRVCERRHKSRRRHMLISSSRVIASVEGGGSSCLSLSSSTSFSKQDGRKISVGDCALFKPPQDCPPFIGIIRLIIAEKEDKLKLGVNWLYRPTELKLGKGILLEAEPNELFYSFHEDNIPAASLLHPCKVSFLPRGVELPSGICSFVCRRVYDVTNERLWWLTDQDYIDDRQLEVDKLLCKTRSEMHTTLQQGGRSPKSMNSPTTSQAKDGIQNNNSFLSQGKGRKRERMDHGSESVKRERSSRVDDSGSGPLRTESGLKSEISKFTEKGGLVDSEGVEKLVQLMLPERNEKKIDLVGRAILAGVVAATDKFDCLSRFVQLRGLPVFDEWLQEVHKGKVGDGGSPKDGDRLVDDFLLVLLRALDKLPVNLNALQTCNIGKSVNHLRSHKNSEIGKKARSLVDTWKKRVEAEMDAKSGSNQGVSWPGSGRVTHGGRHSGGSAEGNKTSSSHLHASKLVSVKQQVESNLKCVATSPGSTRSAPSPGSGGTVSKDGQHRNAGAGGVSEVLAAVKDEKSSSSSQSHNNSQSCSSEHAKTGNLSGKEDARSSTAGSTVKKCSSGSSRHRKSNNVFQVSSSSASPREVGLNRTFSSQRNVPSEKISQSSLTSEKILEVPLTEGCSNKLIVKLPNRGRSPAQSVSGGSLEDPAPVNSRASSPLHAVKQELCENNVREKNHSYRPNVSSVLNAESWQSNELKDISQEAAGSPLVAGDDRGRAPKDSDKGAGNVKGTSSLGNEFKSGERHGGTLSSMNALIESCVRYSETNASLAGSDDVGMNLLASVAADEMSKSPVASPPVSQPSNSLMNENSTVGNDAKLITSDGLPHEQHQGEQHVSSSGTPLVESEIKNESKTGDLDKSSNSETEDLQRLVDQRLESNDNSDDVVASPALPTNAIKEKILDDSDSVEVKDRKADVKSEADNSSDSTKRVASTMIAECRDISQKVDSVAVEHAPFVGVDDDKKVEKPPTVLSSELVKKVEDVPVSPGISRGMDAVSTDRLGTETVNNMAVNQIDQKDIKKIKQDCDASGAAIKDAAAGLDSSVTKGKVEPVEGKQENIEVKERCSGLRATPGVSPKDAEDLKRPNGPKTSDADGDEAEECTSAARDATSVSAAASAGSEMDARVEFDLNEGFDGDDAKQGDSNNFSGSVFLTPTPLQPVNTLPLPVAPISSGFPASITVAAAAKGPFVPPDDLLRNKGAVGWRGSAATSAFRPAEPRKAQDVLLSINNTSTSDASTSAGKQTRTFLDFDLNVPDERVLEDLASQRSGNATNCTSGITNSFDRVRSGVMGSALDHSSGGLDLDLNKVDDSTDMNNYTMSSSHRPESSFQQVKLSSTGGRRDFDLNDGPAGDDSAVESSMVLNQHSRSGLPSHPSLSGIRVNGENMANFSSWFPAANAYSAVSIPPIMPERGDQPFPMIANRGPQRMLGPTTSVSSFNPEGYRGPVLSSSPAMPFPSTTFQYPVFPFGNSFPISSTNFSGASTAQMDSSSSGRACFPGVNSQILGPGVPVPSNYPRPYIVGLPNGGSNGGVLDNSAKWFRSGLDLNSGPGGLETEGRDESSLVARQLSSSASLPLKEDQARMYQMSGGVLKRKEPEGGWDGYRQSSWQ
- the LOC109124819 gene encoding uncharacterized protein LOC109124819 isoform X2 codes for the protein MHGRVCERRHKSRRRHMLISSSRVIASVEGGGSSCLSLSSSTSFSKDGRKISVGDCALFKPPQDCPPFIGIIRLIIAEKEDKLKLGVNWLYRPTELKLGKGILLEAEPNELFYSFHEDNIPAASLLHPCKVSFLPRGVELPSGICSFVCRRVYDVTNERLWWLTDQDYIDDRQLEVDKLLCKTRSEMHTTLQQGGRSPKSMNSPTTSQAKDGIQNNNSFLSQGKGRKRERMDHGSESVKRERSSRVDDSGSGPLRTESGLKSEISKFTEKGGLVDSEGVEKLVQLMLPERNEKKIDLVGRAILAGVVAATDKFDCLSRFVQLRGLPVFDEWLQEVHKGKVGDGGSPKDGDRLVDDFLLVLLRALDKLPVNLNALQTCNIGKSVNHLRSHKNSEIGKKARSLVDTWKKRVEAEMDAKSGSNQGVSWPGSGRVTHGGRHSGGSAEGNKTSSSHLHASKLVSVKQQVESNLKCVATSPGSTRSAPSPGSGGTVSKDGQHRNAGAGGVSEVLAAVKDEKSSSSSQSHNNSQSCSSEHAKTGNLSGKEDARSSTAGSTVKKCSSGSSRHRKSNNVFQVSSSSASPREVGLNRTFSSQRNVPSEKISQSSLTSEKILEVPLTEGCSNKLIVKLPNRGRSPAQSVSGGSLEDPAPVNSRASSPLHAVKQELCENNVREKNHSYRPNVSSVLNAESWQSNELKDISQEAAGSPLVAGDDRGRAPKDSDKGAGNVKGTSSLGNEFKSGERHGGTLSSMNALIESCVRYSETNASLAGSDDVGMNLLASVAADEMSKSPVASPPVSQPSNSLMNENSTVGNDAKLITSDGLPHEQHQGEQHVSSSGTPLVESEIKNESKTGDLDKSSNSETEDLQRLVDQRLESNDNSDDVVASPALPTNAIKEKILDDSDSVEVKDRKADVKSEADNSSDSTKRVASTMIAECRDISQKVDSVAVEHAPFVGVDDDKKVEKPPTVLSSELVKKVEDVPVSPGISRGMDAVSTDRLGTETVNNMAVNQIDQKDIKKIKQDCDASGAAIKDAAAGLDSSVTKGKVEPVEGKQENIEVKERCSGLRATPGVSPKDAEDLKRPNGPKTSDADGDEAEECTSAARDATSVSAAASAGSEMDARVEFDLNEGFDGDDAKQGDSNNFSGSVFLTPTPLQPVNTLPLPVAPISSGFPASITVAAAAKGPFVPPDDLLRNKGAVGWRGSAATSAFRPAEPRKAQDVLLSINNTSTSDASTSAGKQTRTFLDFDLNVPDERVLEDLASQRSGNATNCTSGITNSFDRVRSGVMGSALDHSSGGLDLDLNKVDDSTDMNNYTMSSSHRPESSFQQVKLSSTGGRRDFDLNDGPAGDDSAVESSMVLNQHSRSGLPSHPSLSGIRVNGENMANFSSWFPAANAYSAVSIPPIMPERGDQPFPMIANRGPQRMLGPTTSVSSFNPEGYRGPVLSSSPAMPFPSTTFQYPVFPFGNSFPISSTNFSGASTAQMDSSSSGRACFPGVNSQILGPGVPVPSNYPRPYIVGLPNGGSNGGVLDNSAKWFRSGLDLNSGPGGLETEGRDESSLVARQLSSSASLPLKEDQARMYQMSGGVLKRKEPEGGWDGYRQSSWQ